In the Leptolyngbya sp. SIO1E4 genome, one interval contains:
- a CDS encoding antitoxin, which produces MPPLDAAEQALLDSVELGEWQSVPDVTTEIERYQHYAQVQENTLESVSLELPSQDLQALQAFAQQAGTSVSVLMATVLHQFITSRQE; this is translated from the coding sequence ATGCCCCCCCTCGATGCTGCAGAACAAGCTCTTTTAGACTCCGTTGAACTCGGTGAATGGCAGTCCGTGCCCGATGTCACAACCGAAATTGAGCGCTATCAGCACTACGCCCAAGTTCAAGAAAACACCCTTGAATCGGTCAGCCTTGAGTTACCTAGCCAAGATCTACAAGCATTACAAGCCTTTGCCCAGCAGGCCGGAACCTCCGTCTCAGTGTTGATGGCGACGGTACTCCACCAGTTCATTACCAGCCGTCAGGAGTGA